In one window of Pseudomonas chlororaphis subsp. chlororaphis DNA:
- the choV gene encoding choline ABC transporter ATP-binding protein — MSIIRFDNVDVIFSKDPREALKLLDQGMTRNEILKKTGLIVGVEKASLDIEKGEICVLMGLSGSGKSSLLRCINGLNTVSRGKLFVEHEGKQIDIASCTPAELKMMRTKRIAMVFQKFALMPWLTVRENISFGLEMQGRPEKERRKLVDEKLELVGLTQWRNKKPDELSGGMQQRVGLARALAMDADILLMDEPFSALDPLIRQGLQDELLELQRKLSKTIVFVSHDLDEALKLGSRIAIMKDGRIIQYSKPEEIVLNPADDYVRTFVAHTNPLNVLCGRSLMRTLDNCKRINGSVCLDPGGDSWLDLAEGNTIKGARQNGASLDLQNWIPGQAVEGLGRKPTLVDSNIGMRDALQIRYQTGNKLVLHDNNKVVGILGDSELYHALLGKNLG, encoded by the coding sequence ATGAGCATAATCCGCTTCGATAACGTCGACGTTATCTTCTCCAAGGATCCACGCGAGGCGCTCAAGCTGCTGGATCAGGGCATGACCCGCAACGAGATCCTGAAAAAGACCGGCCTGATCGTCGGTGTGGAAAAGGCCAGCCTGGACATCGAGAAAGGCGAAATCTGCGTGCTGATGGGCCTCTCCGGTTCCGGCAAGTCGAGCCTGCTGCGCTGCATCAACGGCCTCAACACCGTCAGCCGCGGCAAGCTGTTCGTCGAGCATGAGGGCAAGCAGATCGACATCGCTTCCTGTACCCCGGCGGAACTGAAGATGATGCGCACCAAGCGCATCGCCATGGTGTTCCAGAAGTTCGCCCTGATGCCCTGGCTAACCGTTCGCGAGAACATCAGCTTCGGCCTGGAAATGCAGGGCCGGCCGGAAAAGGAACGGCGCAAGCTGGTGGACGAGAAACTCGAGCTGGTGGGCCTGACCCAGTGGCGCAACAAGAAGCCCGACGAGCTGTCCGGCGGTATGCAGCAACGTGTCGGCCTGGCCCGCGCCCTGGCGATGGACGCCGACATCCTGCTGATGGACGAACCCTTCTCCGCCCTCGACCCGCTGATCCGCCAGGGCCTGCAGGACGAACTGCTGGAGCTGCAACGCAAGCTGAGCAAGACCATCGTGTTCGTCAGCCATGACCTCGACGAGGCCCTGAAACTGGGCAGCCGCATCGCCATCATGAAAGACGGGCGGATCATCCAGTACAGCAAGCCGGAAGAAATCGTGCTGAACCCGGCGGACGACTATGTGCGCACCTTCGTCGCCCATACCAACCCGCTCAACGTGCTCTGCGGCCGCAGCCTGATGCGCACCCTGGACAACTGCAAGCGCATCAACGGCTCGGTGTGCCTGGACCCGGGTGGCGACTCTTGGCTCGACCTGGCCGAGGGCAACACCATCAAGGGCGCACGCCAGAACGGCGCCAGCCTCGACCTGCAGAACTGGATCCCGGGCCAGGCGGTGGAAGGCCTGGGCCGCAAGCCGACCCTTGTCGACTCCAACATCGGCATGCGCGACGCGCTGCAGATCCGCTACCAGACCGGCAACAAGCTGGTGCTGCATGACAACAACAAGGTGGTGGGGATCCTCGGCGACAGCGAGCTCTACCACGCGCTGCTCGGCAAGAACCTGGGGTAA
- the betI gene encoding transcriptional regulator BetI, whose product MPKVGMQPIRRQQLIEATLLAVDQVGMGDASIALIARLAGVSNGIISHYFQDKNGLIAATAQYLMSVLSENVTARRQALEDSSPRAHLQVIIEGNFDASQVNGPAMKTWLAFWATSMHHPSLHRLQRINDHRLYSNLCCQFRRVLPLDDARSAARGLAALIDGLWLRGALSGDAFDTEQAHRIAYEYMDFQLAKQER is encoded by the coding sequence ATGCCCAAGGTCGGTATGCAACCCATACGCCGCCAGCAGTTGATCGAAGCCACGTTGCTGGCGGTCGATCAGGTCGGGATGGGGGACGCCAGCATTGCGCTGATCGCCCGTTTGGCCGGTGTCTCGAACGGCATCATCAGTCACTACTTTCAGGACAAGAACGGCCTGATCGCCGCCACGGCGCAGTATCTGATGAGTGTCCTCAGCGAGAACGTCACCGCGCGCCGTCAGGCGCTGGAGGACAGCAGCCCGCGGGCGCACCTCCAGGTGATCATCGAAGGCAACTTCGACGCCAGCCAGGTCAATGGCCCGGCAATGAAAACCTGGCTGGCCTTCTGGGCCACCAGCATGCACCACCCGTCTTTGCACAGGTTGCAGCGGATCAACGATCACCGCCTGTATTCCAACCTGTGCTGTCAGTTCCGCCGCGTCCTGCCGCTGGATGATGCACGCAGCGCGGCGCGAGGCCTGGCAGCCCTGATCGACGGTTTGTGGTTGCGCGGCGCGCTGTCGGGAGACGCTTTCGACACCGAGCAGGCGCACCGGATCGCTTACGAATACATGGATTTCCAACTGGCTAAGCAGGAGCGCTAG
- the betA gene encoding choline dehydrogenase, producing MSQEYDYIIIGAGSAGNTLATRLTEDEGVTVLLLEAGGPDYRFDFRTQMPAALAFPLQGRRYNWAYETDPEPHMNGRRMECGRGKGLGGSSLINGMCYIRGNAMDYDGWAKLPGLEDWTYLDCLPYFRKAETRDIGPNDYHGGEGPVSVTTPKAGNNPLFHAMVEAGVQAGYPRTEDLNGYQQEGFGPMDRTVTPKGRRASTARGYLDVAKKRSTLSIVTHALTDKILFEGKRAVGVRYLVGSAEERVEARARKEVLLCSGAIASPQILQRSGVGPAKLLESLDIPVVHDLPGVGENLQDHLELYLQYACTQPVSLYPSLLWYNQPAIGAEWLFNGTGIGASNQFEAGGFIRTREEFEWPNIQYHFLPVAINYNGSNGVQEHGFQAHMGSMRSPSRGRIQLKSKNPRDYPSILFNYMATEQDWQEFRDGIRLTREIMQQPALDAFRGREISPGIEVQTDEQLDKFIREHAETAFHPSCSCKMGTDEMAVVDGQGRVHGMQGLRVVDASIMPIITTGNLNAPTIMMAEKIADKIRGRQPLPRSKAAYYVAGDAPVRGKPVREVSATAQ from the coding sequence ATGTCCCAAGAATACGATTACATCATCATCGGTGCCGGCTCCGCCGGTAACACCCTGGCGACCCGTCTGACTGAAGACGAAGGCGTCACCGTGCTGCTGCTCGAAGCCGGCGGCCCGGACTACCGTTTCGACTTCCGCACGCAGATGCCGGCCGCCCTGGCGTTCCCGCTGCAAGGCCGTCGCTACAACTGGGCCTACGAAACCGACCCAGAGCCACACATGAACGGTCGCCGGATGGAATGCGGCCGCGGCAAGGGCCTGGGCGGTTCCTCGCTGATCAACGGCATGTGCTACATCCGCGGCAACGCCATGGACTACGACGGCTGGGCAAAACTGCCAGGTCTGGAGGACTGGACCTACCTGGACTGCCTGCCGTACTTCCGTAAAGCCGAAACCCGCGACATCGGCCCGAACGACTACCACGGCGGCGAAGGCCCGGTCAGCGTGACCACGCCGAAAGCCGGCAACAACCCGCTGTTCCACGCCATGGTCGAAGCCGGCGTGCAGGCCGGTTACCCGCGTACCGAAGACCTCAACGGCTACCAGCAGGAAGGTTTCGGCCCGATGGACCGTACCGTGACGCCTAAAGGCCGTCGCGCCAGTACCGCCCGCGGTTACCTCGACGTGGCGAAAAAACGTTCGACCCTGAGCATCGTCACCCACGCCCTGACCGACAAGATCCTGTTCGAAGGCAAGCGTGCCGTTGGCGTGCGTTACCTGGTCGGCTCCGCCGAAGAGCGCGTCGAAGCCCGTGCCCGCAAGGAAGTGCTGCTGTGCTCCGGCGCCATCGCCTCGCCACAGATCCTGCAACGTTCCGGCGTCGGCCCGGCCAAGCTCCTGGAAAGCCTGGACATCCCGGTGGTCCACGACCTGCCGGGCGTCGGCGAGAACCTGCAAGACCACCTGGAACTGTACCTGCAGTACGCCTGCACCCAGCCGGTCTCGCTGTACCCGTCGCTGCTCTGGTACAACCAGCCGGCCATCGGTGCCGAATGGCTGTTCAACGGCACCGGTATCGGCGCCAGCAACCAGTTCGAAGCCGGCGGCTTCATCCGCACTCGCGAAGAGTTCGAATGGCCGAACATCCAGTACCACTTCCTGCCGGTGGCGATTAACTACAACGGCAGCAACGGTGTGCAGGAGCACGGTTTCCAGGCGCACATGGGCTCCATGCGTTCGCCAAGCCGCGGCCGGATCCAGCTCAAGTCGAAGAACCCGCGCGATTACCCGAGCATTCTCTTCAACTACATGGCCACCGAGCAGGACTGGCAGGAATTCCGCGACGGCATTCGCCTGACCCGGGAAATCATGCAACAGCCGGCGCTGGACGCCTTCCGCGGCCGCGAAATCAGCCCGGGCATCGAGGTGCAGACCGACGAGCAGCTGGATAAATTCATCCGCGAGCACGCCGAAACCGCGTTCCACCCATCCTGCTCGTGCAAGATGGGCACCGACGAAATGGCCGTGGTCGATGGCCAGGGTCGCGTGCATGGCATGCAGGGTCTGCGCGTGGTCGATGCCTCAATCATGCCGATCATCACCACCGGCAACCTGAACGCGCCGACGATCATGATGGCCGAGAAAATCGCCGACAAGATCCGTGGCCGTCAGCCTCTGCCACGCAGCAAGGCCGCCTACTACGTGGCGGGCGATGCCCCGGTACGTGGCAAGCCGGTACGTGAAGTGAGCGCTACCGCGCAGTAA
- the betB gene encoding betaine-aldehyde dehydrogenase, with protein MARFELQKLYIDGGYTDAGSDATFDAINPANGEVLAQVQRATFDDVERAVVSAEKGQKIWAAMTAMERSRILRRAVDILRERNDELAALETLDTGKAYSETKYVDIVTGADVLEYYAGLVPAIEGEQIPLRTTSFVYTRREPLGVVAGIGAWNYPIQIALWKSAPALAAGNAMIFKPSEVTSLTTLKLAEIYTEAGVPAGVFNVLTGSGREVGTWLTEHPRIEKVSFTGGTDTGKKVMASASSSSLKDVTMELGGKSPLIIFDDADLDRAADTAMMANFYSSGQVCTNGTRVFVPSHLKAAFEAKIVERVARIRVGNPEDENTNFGPLVSFAHMESVLGYIAKGKEEGARLLCGGERLTDGAFAKGAFVAPTVFTDCTDEMTIVREEIFGPVMSILTYETEEEVIRRANDTDFGLAAGVVTRDLNRAHRVIHQLEAGICWINAWGESDAKMPVGGYKQSGVGRENGISSLNNFTRIKSVQVELGDYASVF; from the coding sequence ATGGCCCGTTTCGAACTGCAAAAACTCTACATTGACGGCGGCTACACCGACGCCGGCAGCGACGCCACCTTCGACGCCATCAACCCGGCCAACGGTGAAGTTCTCGCTCAAGTGCAACGTGCGACCTTTGATGACGTCGAGCGTGCAGTCGTCAGCGCCGAAAAAGGCCAGAAGATCTGGGCCGCGATGACCGCCATGGAGCGTTCGCGCATCCTGCGTCGCGCCGTGGACATCCTGCGCGAGCGCAACGATGAACTGGCCGCCCTGGAAACCCTGGACACCGGCAAGGCCTACTCCGAAACCAAGTATGTCGACATCGTCACCGGCGCCGACGTGCTGGAATACTACGCGGGCCTGGTACCGGCCATCGAAGGCGAGCAGATCCCGCTGCGCACCACTTCGTTCGTCTACACCCGTCGCGAGCCACTGGGCGTCGTGGCCGGTATCGGCGCGTGGAACTACCCGATCCAGATCGCCCTGTGGAAATCCGCGCCAGCCCTGGCGGCCGGTAACGCGATGATCTTCAAGCCAAGCGAAGTCACTTCGCTGACCACCCTGAAACTGGCCGAGATCTACACCGAAGCCGGCGTTCCGGCTGGCGTGTTCAACGTCCTGACCGGTAGCGGCCGTGAAGTCGGCACCTGGCTGACCGAGCACCCGCGCATCGAGAAAGTCTCCTTCACCGGCGGCACCGACACCGGCAAGAAGGTCATGGCCAGCGCTTCCAGCTCCTCGCTGAAAGACGTGACCATGGAACTGGGCGGCAAGTCGCCGCTGATCATCTTCGACGACGCCGACCTGGATCGCGCCGCCGACACCGCGATGATGGCCAACTTCTACAGCTCCGGCCAGGTCTGCACCAACGGTACCCGCGTCTTCGTACCGAGCCACCTGAAAGCCGCTTTCGAAGCCAAGATCGTCGAGCGCGTCGCGCGCATTCGCGTTGGCAACCCGGAAGATGAAAACACCAACTTCGGCCCTCTGGTCAGCTTCGCCCACATGGAAAGCGTGCTGGGCTACATCGCCAAGGGCAAGGAAGAAGGCGCCCGCCTGCTGTGCGGCGGCGAACGCCTGACCGACGGCGCATTCGCCAAAGGCGCATTCGTGGCGCCGACCGTGTTCACCGACTGCACCGACGAGATGACCATCGTTCGCGAAGAAATCTTCGGCCCGGTGATGAGCATCCTGACCTACGAAACCGAAGAAGAAGTGATCCGTCGCGCCAACGACACCGACTTCGGCCTGGCCGCCGGTGTGGTAACCCGTGACCTGAACCGCGCGCACCGCGTGATTCATCAGCTCGAAGCCGGTATCTGCTGGATCAACGCCTGGGGCGAATCCGACGCCAAGATGCCGGTCGGCGGCTACAAGCAGTCGGGTGTTGGCCGTGAGAACGGGATCAGCTCGCTGAACAACTTCACCCGCATCAAATCGGTACAGGTCGAGCTGGGCGACTACGCCTCGGTGTTCTAA
- a CDS encoding TldD/PmbA family protein, which translates to MFDFHPQLKQRFAALRTGAEFFSLRYVRESGQYLSVRKNVAEPPSLSRDEGAMLTVRVNGVEAYAATNDLSQSGLQAALQRAEQQARLIAVHALLDLREQAVSSDRADYFSPNLEQPFPSLSDCYQLLGDESAAVPKDERLVNWQVSLGLTQVEQIYLNSAGAELRQAQRFVYPGMDVTAYDGSDSQTRSLGRENFGQQGGADVISRCGLIGAGAQVAYQALQLLLAPNTPQGPRDLLLMPDQMMLQIHESIGHPLELDRILGDERNYAGTSFVKSSDFGSLQYGSSLLNVTFDPDIPEQLASYGHDDDGTPASKQFLIKRGLLLRPLGGALSQFRAGLDGVANSRACSWNRPPIDRMANLNIEPGDQSLEKLIGGIENGILMSTNRSWSIDDARNKFQFGCEWGQLIENGELKGVVKNPNYRAISAHFWKNLSAVGDASTFKVLGTPNCGKGEPNQVIRVGHASPACVFSHVDVFGGDA; encoded by the coding sequence ATGTTCGATTTTCACCCCCAGCTCAAGCAGCGCTTCGCTGCCTTGCGCACGGGCGCCGAATTCTTTTCCCTGCGCTACGTGCGCGAATCCGGCCAGTACCTGTCGGTGCGCAAGAACGTCGCGGAGCCGCCGAGCCTGAGCCGCGACGAAGGCGCGATGCTCACCGTGCGGGTCAATGGCGTCGAGGCTTACGCCGCCACCAACGACCTGTCGCAAAGCGGTCTGCAGGCCGCGCTGCAACGCGCCGAGCAACAAGCCCGGCTGATCGCCGTCCATGCCCTGCTCGACCTGCGCGAACAAGCGGTGTCCAGCGACCGTGCCGATTACTTCTCGCCCAACCTCGAGCAGCCCTTCCCGTCCCTGAGCGACTGCTACCAGTTGCTCGGCGACGAGTCAGCGGCCGTGCCCAAGGACGAGCGCCTGGTGAACTGGCAGGTCAGCCTCGGCCTCACCCAGGTCGAGCAGATCTACCTCAACAGCGCCGGCGCCGAACTGCGCCAGGCCCAGCGCTTCGTCTACCCGGGCATGGACGTCACCGCCTACGACGGCAGCGACAGCCAGACCCGCAGCCTGGGCCGCGAAAACTTCGGCCAGCAGGGCGGCGCCGACGTGATCAGCCGCTGCGGGCTGATCGGCGCCGGGGCCCAGGTCGCCTACCAGGCGCTGCAATTGCTGCTGGCGCCCAATACGCCCCAAGGCCCGCGCGACCTGTTGCTGATGCCGGACCAGATGATGCTGCAGATCCACGAATCCATCGGCCACCCGCTGGAGCTGGACCGTATCCTCGGCGACGAGCGCAACTACGCCGGCACCAGCTTCGTGAAAAGCAGCGACTTCGGCAGCCTGCAATACGGCTCCAGCCTGCTCAACGTGACCTTCGACCCGGACATTCCCGAGCAGTTGGCCAGCTACGGCCATGACGACGACGGCACGCCCGCCAGCAAGCAGTTCCTGATCAAGCGAGGCCTGCTGCTGCGCCCGCTGGGTGGCGCGCTCTCGCAATTTCGCGCCGGCCTCGACGGCGTGGCCAACAGCCGCGCCTGCAGCTGGAACCGCCCGCCCATCGACCGCATGGCCAACCTCAATATCGAACCCGGCGACCAGTCGCTGGAGAAGCTGATCGGCGGTATCGAGAACGGCATCCTGATGTCCACCAACCGTTCCTGGTCCATCGACGATGCGCGCAACAAGTTCCAGTTCGGCTGTGAATGGGGCCAGTTGATCGAGAACGGCGAACTCAAGGGCGTGGTGAAAAACCCCAACTACCGGGCGATTTCCGCGCACTTCTGGAAAAACCTCAGCGCCGTCGGCGACGCCAGCACCTTCAAGGTCCTGGGCACGCCGAACTGCGGCAAGGGCGAACCGAACCAGGTGATCCGCGTCGGCCATGCCTCGCCGGCCTGTGTGTTCAGCCATGTCGATGTATTTGGAGGAGATGCCTGA
- a CDS encoding choline ABC transporter substrate-binding protein — translation MKGSPSLLLAAMLSLPLLAHAAEPAQCSTVNFSDVGWTDITVTTATTSVVLDALGYKTKTTMISVPVTYKSLADGKNMDVFLGNWMPTMENDIKPYRDAGTVETIRANLENAKYTLAVPEELYNKGLKDFADIAKFKKELDGKIYGIEPGNDGNRMIQSMIDKNAFGLKDAGFKVVESSEAGMLSQVERAQRRSTAVVFLGWEPHPMNTRFKMKYLTGGDDFFGPNYGQATIYTNTRKGYAEECSNVGQLLKNLSFTLNMESTLMGNVLDDKMKPEAAAKAWLKKNPEVLDTWLAGVTTIDGKPGLEAVKAKLAQ, via the coding sequence ATGAAAGGTTCCCCGTCGTTGTTGTTGGCCGCCATGCTGAGTCTGCCGCTTCTGGCGCACGCCGCAGAACCGGCGCAATGCAGCACCGTAAACTTCTCCGATGTCGGCTGGACCGACATCACCGTCACCACCGCGACCACCAGCGTCGTGCTCGATGCCCTTGGCTACAAGACCAAGACCACGATGATTTCCGTACCGGTGACCTACAAGTCCCTGGCCGACGGCAAGAACATGGACGTGTTCCTCGGCAACTGGATGCCGACCATGGAAAACGACATCAAGCCCTACCGCGATGCCGGCACCGTGGAAACCATCCGCGCCAACCTGGAGAACGCCAAGTACACCCTGGCGGTCCCGGAAGAGCTGTACAACAAGGGCCTGAAGGATTTCGCCGACATCGCCAAGTTCAAGAAAGAACTGGACGGCAAGATCTACGGCATCGAGCCGGGCAACGACGGCAACCGCATGATCCAGAGCATGATCGACAAGAACGCCTTCGGCCTCAAGGACGCCGGCTTCAAGGTGGTCGAGTCCAGCGAGGCGGGCATGCTGTCCCAGGTCGAGCGCGCGCAACGGCGCAGCACCGCGGTGGTGTTCCTGGGCTGGGAACCGCATCCGATGAACACCCGTTTCAAGATGAAGTACCTGACCGGCGGCGACGATTTCTTCGGCCCCAACTACGGCCAGGCGACCATCTACACCAACACCCGCAAGGGCTACGCCGAGGAATGCAGCAACGTCGGTCAGTTGCTGAAGAATCTGTCGTTCACCCTGAACATGGAAAGCACCCTGATGGGTAACGTCCTGGACGACAAGATGAAGCCCGAGGCGGCCGCCAAGGCCTGGCTGAAGAAAAACCCCGAGGTACTCGATACCTGGCTCGCTGGCGTGACCACCATTGACGGAAAACCTGGCCTGGAGGCCGTGAAAGCCAAGCTTGCACAGTAA
- the betT gene encoding choline BCCT transporter BetT, with translation MSSASLIKTPPEKVRVNGWVFYTSTALILLLTAILIIAPQEAGRLLGIAQAWLSRSFGWYYMVVIAAYLVFVVGLAFSSYGKLKLGTKQDTPDFSYGAWAGMLFSSGIGISLLYFGASEPLDHYFNPPEGVPGSNQAARSALQLTFLHWGLHGWAIYALVGLAVAYFAYRHNQPLALRSALYPLVGERWVKGAAGHAVDGFGMFVTLLGLVTNLGIGSMQVSSGLENLFGMEHSNTNLLIVIIVMSTVATIAAVSGVENGIRRLSNLNIVLFSGLLIFVLLFGPTLHLLNGFVQNVGDYLNGVVLKTFDLYVYEGDSAKSDRWLGLWTLFYWAWWISWAPFVGMFIARISRGRTVRELVAGVLLIPLGFTLAWLSVFGNSALDLVMNHGAVELGKTALEQPSMAIYQLLDHYPASKIVIGVSIFVGFVLFLTPADSGAVMMANLSCKGGNVDEDAPHWLRIFWSVVITLVTVGLLFAGNFEAMQTMVVLAGLPFSVVLVCFMFGLHKAMRQDTQIEQEQAELAARGRRGFSERLTQLDLQPTQAVVQRFMDKHVTPALEEAATQLRNQGLDVQTLLGKSKRCMGVRIEMEEGNPFVYEVSLDGYLAAPSESADAPEERARYYRAEVYLHNGSQEYDLMGFTQEQITRDVLDQFESHRQLLGRVYS, from the coding sequence ATGAGTTCTGCCTCTCTTATAAAGACCCCACCGGAAAAGGTGCGGGTCAACGGTTGGGTGTTCTACACCTCCACCGCGCTGATCCTGCTGCTGACCGCCATTCTGATCATCGCCCCGCAAGAGGCCGGCAGACTGCTCGGCATTGCCCAGGCCTGGTTGTCCCGCAGCTTCGGCTGGTACTACATGGTGGTGATCGCCGCCTACCTGGTGTTCGTCGTCGGCCTGGCGTTTTCCTCCTACGGCAAGCTCAAGCTGGGGACCAAGCAAGACACTCCGGATTTCAGCTATGGCGCCTGGGCCGGCATGCTGTTCTCGTCCGGTATCGGCATTTCGCTGCTGTACTTCGGCGCTTCCGAACCGCTGGACCACTACTTCAACCCGCCTGAAGGCGTACCGGGCAGCAACCAGGCCGCGCGTTCGGCGCTGCAACTGACGTTCCTGCACTGGGGCCTGCACGGCTGGGCGATCTACGCCCTGGTCGGCCTGGCCGTGGCCTACTTCGCCTACCGCCACAACCAGCCGCTGGCGCTGCGTTCGGCGTTGTACCCGCTGGTGGGCGAGCGCTGGGTCAAGGGCGCGGCAGGCCACGCGGTGGACGGTTTCGGCATGTTCGTGACCCTGCTGGGCCTGGTGACCAACCTGGGCATCGGCTCGATGCAGGTGTCTTCCGGCCTGGAAAACCTGTTCGGCATGGAACACAGCAACACCAACCTGCTGATCGTGATCATCGTCATGAGCACCGTGGCCACTATCGCCGCGGTATCCGGTGTGGAAAACGGCATCCGCCGCCTGTCCAACCTGAACATCGTGCTGTTCAGCGGCCTGCTGATCTTCGTGCTGCTGTTTGGTCCGACCCTGCACCTGCTCAACGGTTTCGTGCAAAACGTCGGCGATTACCTCAACGGTGTGGTGCTCAAGACCTTCGACCTCTATGTGTACGAAGGCGACAGTGCCAAGTCCGACCGCTGGCTGGGCCTGTGGACCCTGTTCTACTGGGCCTGGTGGATTTCCTGGGCGCCATTCGTCGGTATGTTCATCGCGCGTATTTCCCGCGGCCGTACCGTGCGCGAACTGGTGGCGGGCGTGCTGCTGATTCCGCTGGGCTTCACCCTGGCCTGGCTGTCGGTGTTCGGTAACTCGGCCCTGGACCTGGTGATGAACCATGGCGCGGTGGAGCTGGGCAAGACGGCGCTGGAACAGCCGTCCATGGCGATCTACCAGCTGCTGGATCATTACCCGGCGTCGAAGATTGTCATCGGCGTGTCGATTTTCGTCGGCTTCGTGCTGTTCCTGACCCCGGCCGACTCCGGCGCGGTGATGATGGCCAACCTGTCCTGCAAGGGCGGCAACGTCGACGAAGACGCCCCGCACTGGCTGCGGATCTTCTGGTCGGTGGTGATCACCCTGGTGACCGTCGGCCTGCTGTTCGCCGGTAACTTCGAAGCCATGCAGACCATGGTGGTGCTGGCCGGCCTGCCGTTCTCGGTGGTGCTGGTGTGCTTCATGTTCGGCCTGCACAAGGCCATGCGCCAGGACACGCAGATCGAACAGGAACAGGCGGAACTGGCGGCCCGTGGTCGTCGTGGTTTCAGCGAGCGCTTGACCCAGCTGGACCTGCAGCCGACCCAGGCGGTGGTCCAGCGTTTCATGGACAAGCACGTGACGCCGGCACTGGAAGAGGCCGCGACCCAGCTGCGCAACCAGGGCCTGGATGTGCAAACCCTGCTGGGCAAGTCCAAGCGTTGCATGGGCGTGCGGATCGAGATGGAAGAGGGCAACCCTTTTGTCTATGAAGTGAGCCTGGACGGCTATCTGGCGGCGCCGAGCGAATCGGCCGATGCGCCCGAAGAGCGTGCGCGCTACTACCGCGCCGAGGTCTACCTGCACAACGGCAGCCAGGAATACGACTTGATGGGCTTCACGCAGGAGCAGATCACCCGTGACGTGCTCGATCAGTTCGAAAGCCATCGGCAGCTCCTTGGCCGGGTCTACAGCTAA
- the choW gene encoding choline ABC transporter permease subunit, with protein MLIDQKIPLGQYIAAFVEWLTQHGANTFDAIASTLETMIHGVTFALTWFNPLALIGLIALLAHIIQRKWGLTAFVVLSFLLILNLGYWQETMETLAQVLFATLVCVLIGVPLGIVAAHKPMFYTMMRPVLDLMQTVPTFVYLIPTLTLFGLGVVPGLISTVVFAIAAPIRLTYLGIRDVPQELMDAGKAFGCSRRQLLSRIELPHAMPSIAAGITQCIMLSLSMVVIAALVGADGLGKPVVNALNTADIALGFEAGLAIVLLAIMLDRICKQPEAKVGGDA; from the coding sequence ATGCTCATTGATCAGAAAATCCCTTTAGGCCAGTACATCGCTGCCTTCGTCGAATGGTTGACGCAACACGGCGCCAACACATTCGATGCGATCGCATCGACCCTGGAAACGATGATCCACGGCGTGACGTTTGCGCTGACCTGGTTCAACCCACTGGCCTTGATCGGCCTGATTGCCTTGCTGGCGCACATCATTCAACGCAAATGGGGCCTGACCGCCTTCGTCGTGCTGTCCTTCCTGCTGATCCTCAATCTGGGTTACTGGCAGGAAACCATGGAAACCCTGGCCCAGGTGCTATTCGCCACCCTGGTCTGCGTGCTCATTGGCGTGCCGTTGGGCATCGTCGCCGCGCATAAGCCGATGTTCTACACCATGATGCGTCCGGTGCTCGATCTGATGCAGACCGTACCGACCTTCGTTTACCTCATTCCTACCCTGACCCTGTTCGGTCTGGGCGTGGTACCAGGCCTGATTTCCACGGTGGTGTTCGCCATTGCCGCGCCGATCCGCCTGACCTACCTGGGCATCCGCGATGTACCACAAGAGTTGATGGACGCCGGCAAGGCCTTTGGCTGCTCCCGCCGTCAACTGTTGTCGCGTATCGAGCTGCCCCATGCCATGCCGAGCATCGCCGCCGGCATCACCCAGTGCATCATGCTGTCGTTGTCGATGGTGGTGATCGCGGCCCTGGTGGGCGCCGACGGCCTGGGCAAACCCGTGGTCAACGCACTGAACACCGCCGATATCGCCCTGGGCTTCGAAGCAGGCCTGGCAATCGTACTGCTGGCGATCATGCTCGACCGTATCTGCAAACAACCCGAAGCCAAAGTAGGGGGTGACGCATGA